The genomic region AACTGAAACCATCTTATTTATGGGATTAACTACAatacttacatgtatttaatataaTCATCTGAACGTCAGTTATATTCATgtaaatatatgtatttaaCACAATCACAATTTAACTATTGAGATGATGGTTGTACTAAATACATAAGTATTGTAGCCAAATCTCTCATCCAtttatcaaattaaaatttaaagggGATCATTATATGGAGTTTGGTAGACTTTCATATGGTTTTGATGGATTCTCAtatttaggtgtattcaataTATACTTTTAAGGAGTTAATGTCATCCTGTATGAATAGATACTTTTTATGACTTCTAAAaagtctatgaaaatcttgtaaaatgtcacatcccggctccggggggggggggggggggggaccacttcccgagcctgctccaccaccgtagcacgatattgcgctactcgcttaacttcgaagttcccacggaactcgaagccaatgagttcccaaaaggcctcgtgctaggtagggatgggaatatacatataaggatcactcccctgggcgatgtgggatgttacaatccaccccccttaggggcccgacgtcctcgttgacACACACGCgatcagggttaggctctgataccaatttgtcacatcccggcccggggcggatcacttcccaagcccgctccaccaccgtaacacgatattgtctgctttgggcacCCAGcacaccttcacggttttgtttctgggaactcacatgagaacttcccaatgggtcacccatcctgggagtgctctcgcgctctactcgcttaactttggagttcttacggaatccgaagccagtgaactcccaaaaggcctcgcacTAGGtggggatgagaatatacatataaggatcactcccctgggtgatgtgggatgtcacataaaaAGTCATAGATGTTGATGGATTGTAAGTGCTTTTATAGTAAGATTTTTTGTTATTGCAAATTCTACTTCTCCCTGTAAATTTGATGTATTTCATTGTCCCACTTTTAATGATGTTACTCCACCACCCACTTCCACCACCATGAGTATCCCTACTACCCACCGCCATCACTGTCTCCATCACTGCCACCACCGTCATTTCCATAAGCATCTTCACCACTCCATACCCGCCACTcccaccaccactaccaccataTTACCTCGACTACTACCATCTTGTTGTGACCATCACCACGAGCCCATCATCACCACCAATACCTTGTCATGGCCATCACCATTGTACCACAACCTCTTGAGATCACTTTTCTATCGTCGTCACCATCACCACTACCGCTACCTCTATTACTAACATCTTATATACCTTGCTCATCACCACTATCCTCGTGGCCAGCACCACCACCAAAGGGGGCGTTGGGGGTGTGCAAAAGGTACAATGGCATAGGGTCCCGAGACattagattttgtttttggtcagaCTACATAATTACATTAAAATTACTGACAGAAGTCTCACAAACGCTTCAGATTTTATGTACAATTCAATCAAAGCCTACGTGAATTTATAGAGGTAGACGAAAATCCCCAAATCCATGTATTTATAACTCTGAAAATCCATCAAACGCTATATACAAATACTACGCCCCAACTCTCACGTTTTTTGGTTCCTTCCCGGCCCAGAAGTTCGCTTTTGGCGACTAGCTTCTATTCCACCAGGTTTTCGAGCTCAGGGGAAGGGAAGGGAAAGTTTTCGTCTAGTTAAGCTAATCCACTTTTTGAATCACATAAAGAGGTTCCTATCGGTCAACGAATTGGTTGTAAAATAcacatcaaatttaaaatttaaaagactTTATTTTGGAAACGTCATTATGGTTATGATTTTCTTCCATCAGACATCCACAATTCTACATGTTTACAGAAGTAACAAAATCTTACAGTAAGTAAATCGAAATCAGTGACAAATGAAccaattaataataaaacaaaaactcgTTACAACAAATGATTAGGCAAACAAAAACACTGCCTAAAATGATGCAACCAAATTAGTGGAAGAACACCCCAATTACCATAACATACATTTTACTCTATCatcacacatacacacacacaatacaTATTAATCACACTACACAACGCCATCGTACTCACATTTGCAAATCCTCACGTCAGCAGTCGTTTTCTACACTCTATCATCTGGTCCGGCAAGCATGATCTGCGTCCAAAAAACATCGTAACTGGAAAGAAAACGAAAAGCAGCATGCCGGGATATATCTAAAGGCACGGTATGACAGAATATGCAAACAAGTACAATGCTACGTACATTGCAATCAAGAGCATATTTCCTGGCAAGTATAATGGCTGCATTTCTTTCCCTCTCTGTTTCAAATGTCAGTACAAATGAGAGGCCCTTCCTTGCTTGCCAGAACAATGCCTTCGCCGCATTAGTAATATCACCTCTAACGCCACATAGCTATATAACAGGAAATATTAAAGTGTAAGAATGACTTATTTTGGGGCACCATAATAATTAACTCTGTTTTCCAAGAAATAATAGTATCGGGATTCAAAAGAATAGCTCAAGGACTCAGGTTGAAAGGGCAATAACTATTTCTTATAATTTGGAAGGGTGGTAAATGCTTCATAGGTTAGAGGGACATAAAAGCACAAGGGAATCAGAATTTTGTTTTGGGTATACAAGATGTTATACGAGGGACAATTCTGCAGAACTAGTATGCCGCTTCTTCGCTAATAGGAGGGATTTATCCAAGAAAGATAATGCTGGAATGGCTAACAATCCAGAAAGGAATCTATAACAGAATAATTACAGcctaaaaacaaattttgttttgggaaagaaaaaataaataaatgcccTTATTCCAACACCGACACCAAATTATTGATTactcgaagaaaaaaaaatgctaggTCCGCTTCTTTAAATAAGACGATGTTTTTATCTTTCATTAGGCTAATCTTCCCTTTTTTGGTTGCTTCGTGATAAATGAAAAGAAGGTTAAGGTTCCCTGTATCAGATTATGTTTAATTAGAACATAGATTCAAGTAGCTGCAAATGAACCTGCATTGAAGAGGAATAGTTTTCTCTCGACTTTGTAATCCATCCTCTACTGAGCTTCATCCTCATCTTCCCAACATGGAATGCATGAACAGAATGCGATGTATGGTCTTGTCCATTCATTTTTGAAATAACTACCTACAAACATCCAACATTAAACTAACTAAGAACTAAAGGTATTTCTGCAGACCGGTGTCCAGTTAAAATACCGCATGTTTCATTTCTTTCTGTTGTTTAAAATCAGTTGCAGTGAGAATTAAAGGTCAGCCACAACTATATAGTTGAAAGTCTATTCACAATTATTATAGTATGATCTTGTTTTTTCTTGAGGAGGCATACTGATTCGAGTATTATAATCACTGCCTAACACCTCTCCGAAGCAACAAGAATCATCAAGCAGATAAATTTGGTAGAAGGTGATAATCAAGCAATTTATCGCAACACGTAAAAATCATCAAGCACGTAAAATTGGGAGTTACAACAAAGAAGTAGGATCTTACATTAAATTCAGTGTTAGATTTTCGCAAAAGTGTGTCTACATAGCTTCCGATTCCTGCAGCTGTTAAAACTTaacttaatcaaaattttattctcTCCTCTAAGATCAATCTAAGATAAACCATGGATAAGACACTATAAAGAGGAACATAACTCTGGAAATTTACTTTGATTacatgaaagaaaaaataaataacacatCTAAAAGTTATATCAGCGGTAAGAAAGAAAATCATGGAGCATTTTATGGAAATACGAACCAGGATCAATAGGACCAGCAGTCATCAATATGACTCTTTGGTCATTGGAAATAATGTCTGCTTGTAGGATTCGTCCAACATCAAAGGGTTCTGGAGCATAAATAGACTTGTTGGCACCTGATGAGGTAGAAATTTGACCCGTATAAACATACGTAAAGGATTTTGGAGGACAAATTGATGATATAAAAGCCAATGTAGTAAGAAATGATAAAATAGGATTCATAGCACTTGATCAAATCCTTAAATTACACCACGTGTCTTGTTGTCACAAGCCATACCTGTGATATTTGGAATTGTCAGACTAAAATATCAGTTCATGTACTTATCTTAGTATGTATGCGTGCATGCACATACTTAGGCAGATGATCGTACATATTGAGCGTCAGGACAATGACATCAAAAGATATGTATAACAATATTTGGTGGAAGGAAATAAATCAATTATGATCtatataatgaaaaaaataatggtAAAACACAACTAATAAACCAAATGCATGCTATAgctgaagaaagttgaggttccaccgtaaaaccaattgacaataagGGAGTAGCCCAAtttacttataagcccatgaAAGGTCTCATTCTCAACAATAGCTATGACTTTGCACGTCGGATCAGACAACTCCAGAAAACAATGATCACTGCACATGCAGGTcacccaaaaataaatatatcaaaGGGTAATGATTCAACAGGCCGCCACATTTGCTCATTCCTCTTCAGTTAGGTTTTATATGTGGTTTCATTCTATGGCTTTGACTTTGTCCGGCCCTTGttcttttatcttttgtttgttttttttttgtttggtgaatcttttgtttgttttttgcttcttgataatatgtttttatttatttttaataaattttacatgCGGCTAACTTGTATATATGACTCAAATACCTATAATAGTTTAAAAGAGAAACCATGTTTTTGGTGAACCAACCAACACCAAAACATCTAGCAAGGAAGTTACAATCTTTATCAACAAGTGTACTTACAACAGCATAAGCGTGTACAAATGAAAGCTGTTTAAGTTTCAATAATAGAGTGTGTGATACATCATACTAGTGGGAGTTGCGCAACCCCTTTCAATTTACAATTCCAAGAGAGCCTAAAGCAAAGGTTAAAGTGAAAAGTGAACAACAAAAACACATTGTGGAAGGTAAATATGTGAACTGGACATGGTGCATGTGTGCCGAATCAGTGACAATAATTACCCATTTTCTTGTTAGACTATCACTATACCCCCAAAGTGCTGTTAGGAAATGGACCAACAGTGTATATCAAGCTGATACCCTCCCTTCCCATGCAGTGTCATCGGAAGAAGGGCAGAGATGTGTGCAACATTGTCCTGCTCTGTTGACCCAGGACCTCCCACAATTAAAGCTCTAATAGACATATACCATGTTAGATCACCATTGTACCCCAAAGGTTTTTACTACAAGGGAATGGGCAAACGATGTATATTTAAGGCAAACAGGTATATCATTTCACTGAATCAAACAATATAGAtggaatttgatgacattgattGAATGAATACCTGAAATAGCTTCATTCCTGCTACCATCCGATGAAACGCGGTACCATTGAATTGCACAGTTTGAAAGTTGTGGAGCATTTTCTGAGACAGGTTGGATTCGCAGATATGCACCTAGAGTTTCTGAACCATCTATAAGATATAAGCTAGATTTGTTTTCCTCCGCCCTCTTGTTCATTGCCAGCTGGTAAGAATAAGGAAATCAGGAGGGCAAGGAGTTATAAATTCTCACTTTCTGGAAGTTATATTAACAAAAGAAAGACTGTCCCAATGAAAATGAATCTCAAGtacaaaaaacaaatgaaaagttTAGCAATAAAACCCTTGATCTCAAAAGTaatgacaaaaagaaaataaccacttggagatttttttttttccccgcCATTCTTTCAAAGATCCAAGGCTCAAGACCAATCCTAGATTTAGAGAATTCTCCTACAAGGCTCATGAAGAGCAAAAGTTTACAGAAGCAGCTTGacttccattgaatttcttgaaGGGTTCTTGCGATTTATACATCAAGCTCAAACAGCAATTAGGGTCACCCATTATGTGCAGGCAGCATAACGTTGGAATCTCCTCTAAGAGTCAGGATTCAATACCTATTTACGGAGTTCAATTTGGAGTTTTTTAATGATCAATTTAGTGAAGGTAGTTCAGGCTGTCTACTGTTATGCCAAACATCGCTCTTCCAACTTGAATTGCATGTGTTTTCTAAGAGCCCTTTGTCTTTTACCAAAGTGTCTTAGTAATTGTTCTTAGTTAATATTGTCTTGGGATGTCAAAGGTCATCTTTGCTTCGAAAAAACACTTATGAATGGATTTCAGTGTGGTGAGTTCCTTTAACTCTGTATCCCTCGATAATTTTGAGTGCTAAATATCTTTATCCCTAGTGAGCTTCTAGGGTGTTgagttttgtgtttgttgtttCCTCTACAAATTTTGCTATCAGTATGTGATGTAGTACAGAGTTGGGCAGCGGAATATAGATAGCTTAGTCGAAGCGAAAACACATAAAACTGACAATAAGATAAATCACTCCAAAGTTTGGTTTCGCATGAAAGAACTCCTTTCTCaagaaaggggaaacatgaaataaaactaggaaactaaTAATAAAACCCTGCTCCAAAATTTTAACCGAGTCCTAAAGGGATTTGGATtgtcttctttctctttttaacTCTTCCagcaataaaaccaaaaaacttGATATCCTCATCAGTGTGTTATTTGCAGCACATAATAGTGTGTCATTCAAGTTTCTTAAGATATAACTTTTAGAAATTTATTAAAACAAGGAACAAATGAACATGTCGTGCACACAAGAGCATTCGATTTATGGagaaataaaacttaatttaatttaacttCAAGAGAGGAAAGGTATATTTGAATACAATTTACTTACCTCTTTCTGAAGCTTCACTGAAACTATGCATTTCTCTCGTATCTGAGTTCGTAGTGCACGAAGCTCATGCTCCATGTCCATTACCTAAATGTGAAAGCTACCAAGAGTCAATGGCTACAAATTAATCTAATAATCCAACTGCTGGCATGACAAGAATAATATCACCTATCTTCATTAAAACTAGAATCGAAAGTTGAAAAAGTGAACCCTTACTATAGATGTTATAGAATGAATTAAAACTCCATCAATGGCACATAATATTAGAAACACAATTCACTTGAAATAATCAAATGTGccaattgaaaattaaatgcTATTGATGTTGCGATGCGCACTGTTTAGTGAAGAGACATGTCCACCAGTTTAAATGGAGGAGAAAGACAGTTCAAATAATTAGTACAATATAGAAAAGTTGTAACACAATTTGATGATGAATGGAATTTTGAGCAGAACCtgaaagaaattttagtggatGAGTTTGTCTTGCCTAATACTCCAAACATAAAGACATTTAGAAATTCAAAAGATATGACTGAATAGAGAAACGCATCATAGACTTCAAACATGACATAATTATCCAGACTCTCATTCTCTGACAAATCAAAGGTGCACTCCAAGTTCCATGATAccgaaaattatttaaaaaaagaagattCTGTATGAAAGTTTCAACTTCAAAACGGTTGAATGaacttctttttggtttttattttgtattatatatTCCGTATCACAAAGATAGATTTTgggcaattaaataaataatcattTGATACAGACCCCAAGTAAGGGTTTTCACACTCTACAAAGTCATTAGAAAACCATAAAACATGTATTAATAGATATCCAAGTTgagaaaaacacaaaacctTGCTTGGCTGATGCATTAACTTAATTCTCCTAGCTTCCTGAACCACCTCAACTAGTTCCTCCACATCCTAACATTAAAGAACCAAGAACATAAGTTACTTCCATGAACaatttaaaaggaaaagaaattgattattacGGTTCCATGATGAAACTCGCCATATGTATTCCAATCACTATGAGAAATCTAATGATAATATAATTATACAACAATAGAATACTGAAAAGATACATCACATGGTGAACTAGATAACAGATGCAGCGATTGAAGATGACCGTTTTGACTTGCTGATCAGAGATGAAACTAATTTAATTTCATCTAGCTCTATAAGTTTTATGAATAGTTAAATTCTGGGTCCCCAACACTTCAAATTCTGGCTCCATCCCTGAAAGCAGGAGTGCCTCAACGGTAGGTTGGGTTTGTTCTCTTACCTGGCATGGAAGGGGAGAAATGAGCAACCCCAAGCCTCAGGTTGAGGGTGAGTGCTAGCAATGTCTCACATAGCATGGGTACCTTGGGATGTGAGGTCTGTAAACATAATACTTACTTGTAAACCGATTCTCCATGAAGGTTTCTATGCATGGGAAGCTTAAGATGCATCTCACTGATTCTCGCCCCAATCTTAGTCATTCATATGATATAACAGCTAAACTGCTAGTCCTCGAGTGAAGTCCTCATTAGAGTGTGTTATATGTGTGTGCTTGCCTGTGCTTGTTCCTGTGTGCTTGTCCACCTAATTATAACCCCACTAAGCACCTTATTTGATCAAACAGCTAAGATGCAAGTATTCAAGTGAAGTTGAGCACATACACATCCTACAACATATGTTACAGATCTACAAAAGAATGATGATTCAAGATAAGAGAATCTAAGAATCCTGTGCTGCAAAAGCGAGAAAGTTCTTCGTTACTGTCCTCTCAGTCTcaaaaatgaagtgggactGATCAAGTTAACATTTCACTCATAATTCTTCTGAAGCCAACTATCCTTGCAAAGCTTGACCATCATGTAAGAGGCAACAATTCTTTCCGGAACATAAAAGACTATGGTAAGAGAATTCACAGGAACCTGTTTTTTAGAAGCTTCGAAAGTTATGTCTTGTTCTTCAAGAGCCTCTCCAATTCTCTGTACTACTGCCCTCGCACTTTCAATTTCAGCACAAGCAAAAGATTTCTCTTGGTTAACCAACTTTTTAGCATCTTCAGATGCCTGCACATAAtgcaaataaaataagaatcaattttgttcGTGCAAGATAACAAACTATACATAAGCTGCATCAGCAAGAAATATACCCCCAACCAAAAATCAGAAACATGCAGAAGGTGAATGGTTAATGAATCTGGCTAATTAGATACCATTTTATGGAGGCCATAAAATAACAATC from Pyrus communis chromosome 9, drPyrComm1.1, whole genome shotgun sequence harbors:
- the LOC137745064 gene encoding stomatal closure-related actin-binding protein 3-like — encoded protein: MTKISPAFEEEIPTEGVLSVSADVSFISDGFPKYKLGPDNQILEEPKENSDGPTVKEVVEQETTHLLEQHKRLSVRDLASKFDKNLVAAAKLSEEAKLREVASLEGHVLLKKLRDALEHLRGRLAGRNKEDVEKAISMVEALAVKLTQKEGELIQEKFEVKKLASFLKQASEDAKKLVNQEKSFACAEIESARAVVQRIGEALEEQDITFEASKKQDVEELVEVVQEARRIKLMHQPSKVMDMEHELRALRTQIREKCIVSVKLQKELAMNKRAEENKSSLYLIDGSETLGAYLRIQPVSENAPQLSNCAIQWYRVSSDGSRNEAISGANKSIYAPEPFDVGRILQADIISNDQRVILMTAGPIDPAAGIGSYVDTLLRKSNTEFNVVISKMNGQDHTSHSVHAFHVGKMRMKLSRGWITKSRENYSSSMQLCGVRGDITNAAKALFWQARKGLSFVLTFETERERNAAIILARKYALDCNIMLAGPDDRV